The Candidatus Binatia bacterium genome includes a region encoding these proteins:
- a CDS encoding FG-GAP-like repeat-containing protein, whose product MPAPHAPSAGRFAVFAALAAVLLAAPNARAQYMYLDSNGDGVHTAADVLPATGTATVDVWLSSDRNRDGSLAVCSTGSQPFDIFSYEITLRATDGRVAFSGFVNHATLPTTLFAGGSTTEFYAVQFGIIAMPAGLYRLASVSVAVTSGTPSLGIVTDAPTLDHVAPQPAETAFGSHCGGAGFDNTIILGRDWFDVDGLLTGAPSAGGAPSLDPIADMTVDVGDVAARALRATDPDGDPIAFSLESGPDFADVTTEDAGRGIAAGTLHAVPRADDTGLHAVVVAARDGALSARGSLQIHVNQGPDHPPIAAIPSRITMVAGTVWRRTLVLRDLDGRNLSIQKASGPDFLSAGVVGQGEGGAVGFLRLGPSLCDAGEYDATLTVSAGATTEPRSVHVSVRPAMAAPPSDLLVLPTHLYPSGLAGGDLNGDGLMDLVVVNEVRTLSVFVSLGGGAFAPEHSYPLGVFPAAPTSAALADFDEDGHLDAAVGLTGAVMVFRGRGDGSFDPPSTLPAKALPMDVIAVDLNDDGHVDVAAADGGTSAVSLFLGRGDGTFAPRKDVPVPGTPYGLISGDWNRDGRVDLAVAGAFYSTVSILLGHGDGTFHEPTSVTAGQSPFSVATGDWNNDGKLDLAVADFNGSLFIDRGDGNGGFVQTDEFDGFTAPQTVTAGDLNGDGIDDLVLADGQGFKAQVYRGDGAGGFVAAETIALPGGAHHCAIGDVDGDAVPDLAMTDQRYGAAFVQRLASPQNAAAFARAFVTGDHRPVIIASRTPAFAVQVEPVGGSFAVQDVDLESLRLVSEGTGSVSSIGGILAKGAAAGDRDHNGVLELSLWFAGEDLARIFDRITGRRDVPVLFEGRLQSGRLFCTRLVLGVQGPGAPMTASVAPNPLNPNGVLRFVTTVRGPLHVALFDIQGRRVRTLVETEDAPAGAQRIAIDGRTDSGSALASGIYFFRIEAAEGSTRGRVTILK is encoded by the coding sequence ATGCCCGCCCCACACGCACCCTCCGCTGGCCGCTTCGCTGTCTTTGCTGCGCTCGCCGCCGTCCTTCTGGCGGCGCCGAACGCGCGCGCACAGTACATGTACCTCGATTCGAACGGGGACGGCGTGCACACCGCCGCCGACGTGCTGCCCGCCACGGGAACGGCGACCGTGGACGTCTGGCTCTCCTCCGACCGCAATCGCGACGGCTCCCTCGCCGTCTGCTCCACGGGCAGCCAGCCCTTCGACATCTTCTCCTACGAGATCACTCTGCGCGCGACGGACGGACGCGTCGCGTTCAGCGGCTTCGTGAACCACGCGACCCTCCCGACCACGCTGTTCGCGGGCGGCTCCACGACCGAATTCTACGCGGTGCAGTTCGGCATCATCGCGATGCCGGCGGGCCTATACCGCCTCGCGTCGGTCTCGGTGGCGGTCACGTCCGGCACCCCCTCCCTCGGGATCGTCACCGACGCCCCCACGCTGGACCACGTGGCGCCACAGCCCGCGGAGACGGCGTTCGGCTCGCACTGCGGCGGCGCCGGCTTCGATAATACGATCATTCTCGGGCGCGACTGGTTCGACGTGGACGGCCTCCTTACGGGCGCCCCCTCGGCGGGAGGAGCCCCCAGTCTGGATCCGATCGCGGACATGACGGTGGACGTCGGCGACGTAGCAGCCCGGGCGCTGCGCGCGACCGACCCCGACGGAGACCCGATCGCGTTCAGCCTGGAATCCGGGCCGGATTTCGCCGACGTGACCACCGAAGACGCGGGACGCGGCATCGCCGCGGGAACGCTGCACGCGGTGCCGCGCGCGGACGACACCGGCCTCCATGCGGTCGTGGTGGCCGCTCGCGACGGGGCGCTTTCCGCTAGAGGAAGTCTGCAGATCCACGTCAACCAGGGCCCGGACCATCCGCCGATCGCCGCGATTCCTTCGCGTATCACGATGGTCGCGGGGACGGTGTGGCGCAGGACGCTCGTGCTCCGGGATCTCGACGGGAGGAATCTGTCGATCCAGAAGGCATCGGGGCCCGACTTCCTCTCCGCGGGTGTCGTCGGGCAGGGCGAGGGCGGGGCGGTCGGCTTCCTCCGCCTCGGCCCCTCCCTCTGCGATGCGGGCGAATACGACGCAACCCTGACCGTGAGCGCCGGCGCCACGACCGAGCCGCGTTCCGTCCACGTTTCGGTGCGGCCGGCGATGGCCGCGCCGCCAAGCGATCTCCTTGTTCTGCCGACCCATTTGTATCCGTCGGGCCTAGCCGGCGGCGACCTGAACGGGGATGGGCTCATGGACCTCGTGGTGGTCAACGAGGTCCGGACCCTTTCGGTGTTCGTGTCGCTCGGGGGCGGAGCCTTCGCCCCGGAGCACTCCTATCCGCTGGGCGTCTTCCCGGCCGCTCCCACCTCAGCCGCTCTGGCCGACTTCGACGAGGACGGACACCTGGACGCGGCGGTCGGCCTGACCGGCGCCGTCATGGTGTTCCGCGGCCGCGGTGACGGATCCTTCGACCCGCCCTCCACGCTTCCGGCGAAGGCGCTTCCGATGGATGTGATCGCTGTGGATCTCAACGACGACGGGCATGTGGACGTGGCGGCCGCCGACGGCGGCACGTCGGCCGTCTCGCTCTTCCTGGGCCGCGGCGACGGCACGTTCGCGCCTCGAAAGGATGTTCCGGTGCCGGGAACGCCGTACGGCCTGATCTCGGGGGACTGGAACCGGGACGGCAGGGTCGACTTGGCTGTCGCGGGCGCCTTCTACAGCACGGTTTCGATCCTGCTCGGTCATGGCGACGGCACGTTCCACGAACCCACCTCCGTCACGGCGGGCCAGTCGCCCTTCAGCGTCGCGACGGGCGACTGGAACAACGACGGGAAGCTGGACCTCGCTGTCGCGGACTTCAACGGGTCGCTCTTCATCGATCGAGGCGATGGGAACGGGGGCTTCGTGCAGACCGACGAGTTCGACGGCTTCACAGCCCCGCAGACGGTCACGGCCGGCGATCTCAACGGGGACGGAATCGACGACCTCGTTCTGGCTGACGGTCAGGGCTTCAAGGCACAGGTCTACCGGGGCGACGGGGCCGGAGGGTTCGTCGCGGCCGAAACGATCGCGCTTCCCGGCGGCGCCCACCACTGCGCGATCGGGGACGTGGACGGCGACGCGGTGCCCGACCTGGCGATGACCGACCAGAGATACGGTGCGGCATTCGTCCAGCGCCTCGCGTCGCCCCAGAACGCCGCCGCATTCGCGCGGGCGTTCGTGACCGGCGACCATCGCCCGGTCATCATCGCCTCCCGGACGCCGGCCTTCGCCGTGCAGGTGGAACCGGTCGGTGGCTCGTTCGCGGTCCAGGACGTCGATCTCGAGTCGCTCCGGCTGGTCTCCGAAGGCACCGGCTCGGTCTCCTCGATCGGGGGGATCCTGGCCAAAGGCGCTGCCGCCGGCGACCGGGACCACAACGGCGTCCTCGAGCTTTCGCTGTGGTTTGCAGGAGAGGACCTGGCGAGGATCTTCGATCGGATCACCGGACGGCGCGACGTCCCCGTGCTCTTCGAGGGCCGGCTCCAGAGCGGACGGCTCTTCTGCACACGGCTCGTCCTGGGCGTGCAGGGCCCCGGCGCCCCGATGACGGCCTCGGTGGCGCCGAATCCCTTGAACCCGAACGGAGTGCTCCGATTCGTGACCACCGTTCGAGGGCCGCTCCACGTCGCGCTCTTCGACATCCAGGGGCGGCGTGTCCGCACGCTCGTCGAGACGGAGGACGCGCCGGCCGGAGCGCAGCGGATCGCGATCGACGGACGCACGGATTCGGGCAGCGCGCTCGCTTCGGGGATCTACTTCTTCCGGATCGAAGCCGCCGAGGGATCGACCCGCGGACGCGTGACCATCCTCAAGTAG
- a CDS encoding PHP domain-containing protein, translating to MPRARSDLNMEIAGQLYDLALIHSSPHGRIAYKRAAQAVLRMEEPLDAVAAAGSLRQVPYIGPASERVILESLEHGSSPTVERAVAASGKAAEVQAAHAHRTNFLSRAEALRLLRSRSRAVRLEDYRGDLQMHTEWSDGGESIARMAAAARERGYEFIGVSDHSYGLRIARGMSMKDSGRQRVEIETLNRGWNGAFRVFQGIEANIPAEGGVDMTPEEIATFDLVLAAPHSKLRKAEDQTARMLATVRHPGVHILAHPRGRMYSRQGVLARWDEVFEEAARRGVAIELDGDPYRQDLDWSVAKRALAAGCLFALDSDAHSGAELVYSEYAIAHARRAGIPASRVINTWPAAKLLDWARGKAKRRRRS from the coding sequence ATGCCGCGGGCTAGAAGCGACCTCAACATGGAGATCGCCGGCCAGCTCTACGACCTGGCGCTCATCCATTCGTCCCCGCATGGCCGCATCGCCTACAAGCGGGCGGCCCAGGCGGTGCTGCGGATGGAGGAGCCTCTCGACGCCGTGGCGGCGGCCGGGAGCCTGCGTCAGGTGCCCTACATCGGGCCCGCCAGCGAGCGGGTCATCCTCGAATCGCTCGAGCATGGGAGCAGTCCCACCGTCGAGCGCGCGGTGGCCGCGAGCGGCAAGGCCGCCGAGGTTCAGGCCGCCCACGCGCACCGGACGAACTTCCTGAGCCGCGCGGAGGCGCTCCGGCTGCTGCGGTCCCGGTCGCGGGCCGTCCGCCTCGAGGACTACCGCGGGGACCTCCAGATGCACACCGAGTGGAGCGATGGCGGCGAGAGCATCGCCCGCATGGCCGCCGCGGCCCGGGAGCGCGGCTACGAGTTCATCGGCGTGAGCGACCACTCGTACGGCCTGCGCATCGCGCGCGGGATGAGCATGAAGGACTCAGGGCGCCAGCGCGTCGAGATCGAGACGCTGAACCGCGGATGGAACGGAGCCTTCCGGGTCTTCCAGGGGATCGAGGCGAACATCCCCGCCGAAGGCGGCGTAGACATGACGCCCGAGGAGATCGCGACGTTCGACCTGGTGCTGGCCGCGCCCCACTCCAAGCTCCGCAAGGCGGAGGACCAGACGGCGCGCATGCTGGCCACGGTGCGCCATCCCGGCGTCCACATCCTCGCGCATCCTCGCGGGCGGATGTACTCCCGGCAGGGCGTGCTGGCACGCTGGGACGAGGTCTTCGAGGAAGCGGCGCGGCGCGGCGTCGCGATCGAGCTGGACGGCGATCCTTACCGCCAGGATCTGGACTGGTCGGTCGCCAAGCGGGCCCTGGCGGCGGGATGCCTCTTCGCGCTGGACAGCGACGCCCACTCCGGCGCGGAGCTGGTCTATTCCGAGTACGCGATCGCGCACGCCCGCCGCGCGGGGATCCCCGCCTCCCGCGTGATCAACACGTGGCCTGCCGCGAAGCTGCTCGACTGGGCCAGGGGGAAGGCCAAGCGGCGGAGACGCTCGTAG
- a CDS encoding EVE domain-containing protein, which produces MAVFLFKTEPTTYSFDDLSRDKTTVWDGVSNALALKHLRSVQKGDTIAIYHTGDEKQVVGLATAASDPFPDPKQKDPKRVVVRLKAGRAFPFPVPLATFRTDAALKTADLVRLPRLSVMPLTDAHYRRLLERSGLASEK; this is translated from the coding sequence ATGGCCGTCTTCCTCTTCAAGACCGAACCGACCACGTACTCGTTCGACGATCTGAGCCGCGACAAGACGACGGTATGGGACGGCGTCTCGAACGCGCTCGCCCTGAAGCACCTGCGATCTGTCCAGAAAGGCGACACCATCGCCATCTACCACACCGGCGACGAAAAACAGGTGGTCGGGCTCGCGACCGCCGCCTCCGATCCCTTCCCCGATCCCAAGCAGAAAGACCCCAAGCGCGTCGTGGTCCGCCTGAAGGCGGGCCGCGCCTTTCCCTTCCCCGTTCCGCTCGCCACCTTCCGGACCGACGCCGCGCTCAAGACCGCGGATCTCGTCCGCCTTCCGCGTCTCTCGGTGATGCCGCTGACCGATGCGCACTATCGGCGCCTGCTCGAGCGCTCGGGACTGGCTTCCGAGAAGTGA
- a CDS encoding DUF2277 domain-containing protein, producing the protein MCRNIKTLFNFDPPATDEEIRAASLQFVRKLSGFTKPSAANEKAFQRAVEETAVVAKRLLDSLVTNATPKDREVEAERARARAAVRFGKA; encoded by the coding sequence ATGTGCCGAAATATCAAGACCCTGTTCAACTTCGACCCGCCCGCCACCGACGAGGAGATCCGGGCGGCCTCGCTCCAGTTCGTCCGGAAGCTCTCCGGATTCACCAAGCCTTCCGCGGCGAACGAGAAGGCCTTCCAGCGGGCCGTGGAGGAGACCGCCGTGGTCGCGAAGCGGCTCCTCGATTCCCTCGTCACCAACGCCACCCCCAAGGACCGCGAGGTCGAGGCCGAGCGCGCCCGCGCACGGGCGGCGGTGCGGTTCGGCAAGGCCTGA
- the ligD gene encoding non-homologous end-joining DNA ligase → MSPPRASAKRPAAPRRAKAAPAEAKASPSKSSASEAKAPRPKAKGAVTIPPNVRDVELDFGGGKVVRLTNLDKLFWPELGIAKRDLLQYYAGVSPVLLPHLRDRAMVMKRYPNGAHGEFFFMKRAPSPRPEWIETCRIPHGSGNVIDFPMVQDLPSLLWVINLGCIDLNPWYARCDDTDRPDVLHFDLDPVPGASFDKVRETALLVRRGLEGLGMTCHAKTTGSKGIHVYIPIRRGPLQKEVWGFAKSFAIALAAQAPALVTAEYRVAKRPEGRVLVDYNQNAWGRTLASIYSVRPRPRAPVSTPVTWKEIERGIEIEDFRIDNVPERVSELGDLWKPLLGAKGRTALEKFL, encoded by the coding sequence GTGAGCCCGCCGCGCGCGTCGGCCAAGCGCCCGGCCGCTCCGCGGAGAGCCAAGGCGGCTCCCGCGGAAGCAAAGGCGTCTCCGTCGAAGTCCAGCGCGTCCGAAGCCAAGGCGCCTCGCCCGAAAGCCAAGGGCGCCGTCACCATTCCCCCGAACGTCCGCGACGTGGAGCTGGACTTCGGCGGCGGGAAGGTCGTCCGGCTCACGAACCTCGACAAGCTCTTCTGGCCTGAGCTGGGCATCGCCAAGCGCGACCTGCTCCAGTACTACGCGGGCGTCTCCCCGGTGCTCCTGCCGCACCTTCGCGACCGCGCCATGGTCATGAAGCGCTATCCCAACGGCGCGCACGGCGAGTTCTTCTTCATGAAGCGGGCGCCCTCGCCGCGTCCCGAGTGGATCGAGACCTGCCGGATCCCGCACGGCTCCGGAAATGTCATCGACTTCCCCATGGTCCAGGATCTTCCGTCGCTGCTCTGGGTGATCAACCTCGGATGCATCGACCTGAATCCATGGTACGCGCGGTGCGACGACACCGATCGCCCCGACGTCCTCCACTTCGACCTCGATCCGGTGCCCGGCGCCTCGTTCGACAAGGTGCGGGAGACGGCGCTTCTGGTGCGGCGCGGCCTCGAGGGGCTGGGCATGACCTGCCATGCCAAGACGACGGGATCGAAGGGGATCCATGTCTACATCCCGATCCGCCGCGGGCCGCTCCAGAAGGAGGTCTGGGGGTTTGCGAAGAGCTTCGCGATCGCGCTGGCGGCGCAGGCTCCGGCTCTGGTCACCGCGGAGTACCGCGTCGCGAAGCGGCCCGAGGGACGCGTCCTGGTGGACTACAACCAGAACGCCTGGGGCCGGACGCTGGCGTCCATCTACTCCGTGCGCCCCCGGCCGCGCGCCCCGGTCTCGACGCCGGTCACCTGGAAGGAGATCGAGCGCGGCATCGAGATCGAGGACTTCCGC
- a CDS encoding MgtC/SapB family protein — translation MNALMDELRNGLMVDGAQLVRIAVRLLLSAGLGAVVGLQREQTGKPAGLRTHMLVALGATLFVLAPLEMDVSMSDIGRVIQGVATGIGFIGGGAILKLSAEREVRGLTSAAGIWITAAAGVAVGLGRLAIAAVSILLTWIILAIIGRAERRIERNRDRERRV, via the coding sequence ATGAACGCGCTGATGGATGAGCTGCGCAACGGATTGATGGTCGACGGGGCGCAGCTCGTGCGGATCGCGGTGCGGCTGCTCCTCTCCGCGGGGCTCGGGGCCGTGGTCGGGCTCCAGCGGGAGCAGACCGGGAAGCCCGCGGGCCTCCGGACCCATATGCTGGTCGCCCTCGGCGCCACCCTCTTCGTGCTCGCGCCCCTCGAGATGGACGTCTCGATGAGCGACATCGGCCGCGTGATCCAGGGGGTGGCGACGGGCATCGGGTTCATCGGCGGCGGGGCCATCTTGAAGCTTTCCGCAGAGCGCGAAGTGCGCGGCCTCACGTCGGCCGCCGGGATCTGGATCACCGCCGCGGCCGGCGTCGCCGTGGGGCTGGGTCGTCTCGCGATCGCCGCGGTGAGCATCCTGCTCACCTGGATCATCCTCGCCATCATCGGACGCGCCGAGCGGCGCATCGAACGAAACCGCGACAGGGAGCGGAGGGTCTAG